One window of the Rhinoraja longicauda isolate Sanriku21f chromosome 2, sRhiLon1.1, whole genome shotgun sequence genome contains the following:
- the LOC144610355 gene encoding glycoprotein-N-acetylgalactosamine 3-beta-galactosyltransferase 1-like — MFAPRSAISVVMFVCGVGIGFLGCNVLINAINTKVMGHRRVFFNVPNGIVDDSDHHLHQHLQGAMKFNLAQHKDENRNLADDLYKRVRILCWVMTGPQNLEKKTKHVKATWAKKCNVVLFVSSKENKDFPTVGLDVKEGRSQLNKKTIKAFQYVFDHHLNEADWFLKADDDTYVIVDNLRWLLSKYSPDQPIFFGRKFKPFVKQGYMSGGAGYVLSKEAVKRYVDGVKTGKCSYSTGAEDVAISKCLAGLNVEAGDSRDTNKRETFHPLSPKHHLIKKYIPQSSWYRKYCFYPITEGPGCCSDLTVAFHYIDPVNMYLLEYLTYHLRPYGYKYRYYPESAAKELK; from the exons ATGTTTGCCCCACGATCAGCAATATCTGTGGTCATGTTTGTCTGCGGGGTTGGAATAGGATTTCTTGGCTGCAATGTCCTGATTAATGCAATTAATACAAAAGTAATGGGGCACAGACGTGTGTTCTTCAATGTTCCAAATGGAATCGTAGATGATTCTGACCACCACCTACACCAACATCTTCAAGGAGCGATGAAATTTAACCTCGCACAACATAAAG ATGAAAACAGAAACCTTGCTGATGATCTGTATAAGAGAGTGCGGATCCTTTGCTGGGTGATGACTGGGCCCCAGAATCTGGAAAAAAAGACCAAACATGTCAAAGCCACCTGGGCTAAAAAATGTAACGTTGTGCTTTTCGTGAGTTCTAAAGAAAACAAAGATTTCCCTACAGTGGGACTGGATGTTAAAGAAGGCAGAAGTCAACTTAATAAGAAAACTATCAAAGCTTTCCAATATGTTTTTGACCATCATTTGAATGAAGCTGATTGGTTCTTGAAAGCAGATGATGACACATACGTTATTGTTGACAACCTGCGATGGCTTTTATCAAAGTACTCCCCAGACCAACCCATATTCTTTGGAAGAAAATTTAAGCCATTTGTTAAGCAAGGATATATGAGTGGTGGAGCTGGATATGTACTTAGCAAAGAAGCAGTGAAAAGATACGTTGATGGCGTCAAGACTGGTAAATGCAGTTATTCCACAGGCGCAGAGGATGTCGCCATTTCGAAGTGTTTGGCGGGTCTTAATGTAGAAGCTGGCGACTCCAGGGACACAAACAAAAGGGAAACCTTTCATCCTCTTTCGCCAAAACATcatttgattaaaaaatatataccacaATCATCCTGGTACCGAAAGTATTGCTTTTATCCCATTACAGAG gGGCCTGGATGTTGTTCTGATCTGACAGTGGCATTCCACTATATTGATCCTGTGAACATGTATCTTTTAGAGTACTTGACTTATCATCTCCGACCATATGGCTACAAGTATAGATATTATCCAGAGTCTGCAGCAAAGGAATTGAAGTAG